Below is a genomic region from Rhodohalobacter sp. 614A.
AACCCGGCATAAAGCTGGGTAACCCAAAGGATCTCGGAGTCGGTCCGTTGGGACAAGTGGATCATGCAACGCTGAAACCCGGTGCTATCATACCTATGCATTCCCATCGGAATGATGAAATACTTTCATATATGCGAAAAGGCACAATGTTTCACAGAGATTCCAAGAACAACGAAGTGCCGCTTGATCATACCCACATGATGGTAATGAACGCCGGAAGCGGCATTATGCACGAAGAGGGTGTACCTTATAAAAGTCAGGAAGAGGTAGAGATGCTGCAAATCTTTATCCGTCCCAAAGCAGATGATTTGGAACCAAATGTCGAGTTTGCCGAATTTGATGCAATGGACAGCGTAAATGAATGGCGGCTAATCGGTGGACCTGAAAGCAGTTCTGCTCCCCTTATTGTCAGAAGTGAGGTATGGGTATATGATACCCACCTGGACCAATCAAGTATTGAAACGCCAAACCT
It encodes:
- a CDS encoding pirin family protein; its protein translation is MIYIANPTERRLIDQGKFIVKSNKPGIKLGNPKDLGVGPLGQVDHATLKPGAIIPMHSHRNDEILSYMRKGTMFHRDSKNNEVPLDHTHMMVMNAGSGIMHEEGVPYKSQEEVEMLQIFIRPKADDLEPNVEFAEFDAMDSVNEWRLIGGPESSSAPLIVRSEVWVYDTHLDQSSIETPNLDGRTSYLYVFDGSVTLKNNQPLEKGSAVLFQNEEDLFELKTTEEADLVFFILDEKSTYTRSGAYSG